The following are encoded together in the Panicum virgatum strain AP13 chromosome 6K, P.virgatum_v5, whole genome shotgun sequence genome:
- the LOC120712229 gene encoding serine/arginine-rich splicing factor SR45a-like: protein MSQTKEVRYTARSITPPADRNGTSSSPPPKRRSPSRSPPPKSTSRSPRPRSPKRRSTSRSPPPRRRGRSRSRSRDRSRSRSEDDRNPGNNLYVTGLSTRVTEDELEKFFSKEGKVKNCHVVLDPRTKESRGFAFVTMDTVEDARRCIKYLHRTVLEGRLVTVEKAKRTRERTPTPGKYCGRRGGSQRRSRSPSPYPSRRRERSRSRDRKRERSRSRDRRERSRSRDRRRERSRSRDRREPSRSRDRRRERSRSRDRRRRGDRSRSLAGNGNHKTD from the exons ATGTCACAAACGAAGGAAGTGAG aTACACTGCACGGTCTATTACACCTCCTGCAGATAGAAATGGAACTTCAAGCTCACCTCCTCCAAAGAGACGCAGCCCTTCAAGGTCGCCTCCTCCAAAGAGTACCTCAAGATCTCCACGTCCAAGAAGTCCTAAGCGGCGGAGCACCTCAAGGTCACCTCCTCCTAGGAGACGTGGTAGATCGAGGTCAAGGTCAAGGGATAGGAGTCGATCCAG GAGCGAAGATGATAGAAATCCAGGAAATAACCTTTATGTGACTGGATTGTCTACTCGTGTAACTGAAGATGAGCTTGAGAAGTTTTTTAGTAAAGAAGGAAAG GTTAAAAACTGTCATGTTGTTCTTGATCCTCGTACAAAAGAATCCCGTGGCTTTGCCTTTGTGACTATGGATACTGTTGAAGATGCAAGACGCTGCATCAAGTACCTGCACCGCACTGTACTTGAAGGTCGTCTGGTCACTGTAGAGAAG GCGAAAAGGACTCGAGAAAGGACCCCTACTCCTGGAAAATACTGTGGTCGAAGAG GAGGATCTCAAAGGCGCTCTAGGAGCCCATCGCCATACCCTTCTCGCAGAAGGGAGCGATCCCGTTCAAGGGATCGGAAAAGGGAGCGGTCTCGCTCAAGGGATCGGAGGGAACGATCTCGCTCAAGGGACCGCCGGAGGGAAAGGTCTCGCTCAAGGGACAGAAGGGAACCTTCTCGCTCAAGGGACCGCAGGAGGGAGCGCTCGCGCTCAAGGGACCGCAGGAGGCGCGGAGATCGGTCCAGGTCACTAGCAGGCAATGGGAACCATAAGACGGACTAG